One stretch of Prunus persica cultivar Lovell chromosome G1, Prunus_persica_NCBIv2, whole genome shotgun sequence DNA includes these proteins:
- the LOC18788835 gene encoding FIP1[III]-like protein: MEDFDDDFGELYAGVEPQANSAINRVPNFAHLYTEPEEDINDDDDDDHKAKNARPGSEEQFVSDSKKPDSVCEELGEKVSGLEANEDYSGSDSEDDLKIVLNYEDCEGQMFPVAGRGSMKNDEDEDDDGFVATKEYKYVRTKGYTCPSNGKANETVGLVSSMLVRGDHDNNNMRNQRKGSSSHIACVRDTPHPVLTQNRYGFRLPWYRTILDVNVESFEEKPWRYPGVDLTDYFNFGLNEDSWKQYCNSLEQLRLTSMQFGIPVPDSSKLYQVKEAGSEYDKFAQETISKDMNHAGPRKHGPPSRFFDSRVRQLELPKGRAIQIEDSISERQPSFDSRHPRSLDSDVVIQITVQGPTEETSDSGEAQGCTNGTLHEASANGEFVIPSSNFAKEDNLSVRSLKGNSRRLDRCSQQISPMAIDSDNHRNNQAFDQDGYDYKQVNAISLETIEIANQTTESVGRNAVCADQSMMEAQISLGDDDQLSPTSSCFVSDSEASNNSDHFDPEDIHTPVRSTVNPHIELCKSVRSSCKNSKGVVIKRKVVDVKDYPACGSPAPKKRKHQDRRLDSVVEPNVHRKDDHCASPTSETDDLYDRDHYVNSRRQKKRLQDFSRGHREDISDYKESSHYGIRYTDNHVQTANTNDWNRKGSQKFQDMLDPYVSKTWNEREYSCEERDADWHHFGRTQFTKERSPLTNRESRGLHSRYSSHTAEERDAPCRRNISKLQFKKIPNPSGGFNYKCEDDFVGEKFGRCVSFTDQKRKFPQVRRELKNSRGRGGHVDGPVLYWDDSCSGKTKDQYCRHGENRYLSHQSYTADEERWNDSLSPRNDVSYSRATDERYWRHARKIYSAEAKESNWFDSHNTDEIDDIIYPNDHLRWRRSNWRSEVLHWTEDQLTVRDHGDKFYSKKGSVSYQKYVRNETFHVKYGSSHDAMHIDDMLPEQHRLKMMRKRSAKCMNRSSMMGKHEQTILRCRDSTDLIVGEGKSSGRCSKGRTLMRNDRRENMDPEIGGARTTLVGSSESEKRAVQFSIPKVRRNRNNENRLEVFPVTGQNDDLDMEDGQIVTEELTTAHPLQRKHASEYAAPAHNVKRRPFNKGSASHGNKVVEGYDNQRILETMAKMEKRGERFKESITLKKEPDKLSKPEVDLLAETAETKQHRPARKRRWGGV; encoded by the exons ATGGAGGATTTCGACGATGATTTCGGGGAGCTATATGCTGGTGTTGAACCGCAGGCCAACTCAGCCATCAATCGCGTTCCGAACTTTGCTCACCTTTATACAGAGCCAGAAGAAGATataaatgatgatgatgatgatgatcacaAGGCGAAGAACGCTAGGCCTGGTTCTGAGGAGcaatttgtctctgattctAAGAAACCCGATTCTGTCTGCGAGGAGTTGGGTGAGAAAGTTTCGGGTTTGGAGGCGAATGAAGACTACAGTGGAAGTGACAGTGAGGATGACTTGAAAATAGTTTTGAATTATGAGGACTGTGAGGGTCAAATGTTTCCAGTTGCAGGCCGAGGGAGCATGAAGaatgatgaggatgaggatgatgatggtTTTGTGGCTACAAAAGAGTACAAG TATGTAAGGACTAAAGGATATACTTGTCCAAGCAATGGAAAAGCCAACGAGACTGTGGGCTTGGTGTCTTCCATGTTGGTTAGAGGAGAccatgataataataatatgcgCAATCAACGTAAGGGGTCAAGCTCTCACATTGCTTGTGTTCGTGATACACCCCATCCCGTGCTGACTCAAAATAGATATGGTTTCAGGCTTCCTTGGTATAG gACCATACTTGATGTAAATGTTGAATCATTTGAGGAGAAGCCATGGAGGTATCCTGGAGTTGATTTAACAGATTACTTCAACTTTGGTTTGAATGAGGACAGTTGGAAACAGTACTGCAACTCCCTG GAACAACTTCGGCTGACATCCATGCAGTTTGGGATCCCTGTCCCAGACTCCTCAAAACTCTATcag GTTAAAGAAGCTGGATCTGAGTATGATAAATTTGCTCAGGAAACTATTTCTAAAGATATGAATCATGCTGGCCCAAGGAAACATGGTCCTCCATCAAGATTTTTTGATTCCAGAGTGAGACAGTTGGAACTA CCGAAAGGCAGAGCAATTCAGATTGAAGATAGTATTAGTGAACGCCAACCATCTTTTGATAGTAGGCATCCACGTAGTTTAGATTCTGATGTTGTGATACAG ATTACTGTGCAGGGCCCCACTGAGGAAACCTCTGATTCTGGTGAGGCACAGGGCTGTACAAATGGCACTTTACATGAGGCATCTGCAAATGGGGAATTTGTTATTCCCTCTTCTAATTTTGCCAAAGAAGACAATTTATCTGTACGAAGTCTCAAAGGAAACTCGAGAAGATTAGACAG GTGTTCCCAGCAGATCAGTCCCATGGCAATAGATTCTGATAATCACAGAAATAACCAGGCCTTTGATCAGGACGGGTATGACTATAAGCAAGTGAATGCTATCTCATTGGAAACCATTGAAATTGCAAATCAAACAACAGAGAGTGTTGGCAGGAATGCTGTCTGTGCTGATCAAAGCATGATGGAAGCACAAATATCACTTGGTGATGATGATCAACTTAGCCCCACTTCATCCTGTTTTGTAAGTGATTCTGAAGCATCCAATAATAGTGATCATTTTGATCCAGAAGATATCCATACTCCTGTAAGGTCAACAGTGAATCCACACATTGAACTATGCAAGTCTGTCAGATCATCTTGTAAGAACTCAAAAGGCGTAGTCATCAAGAGAAAAGTAGTTGATGTCAAAGATTATCCTGCATGTGGAAGTCCTGCTCCAAAGAAGCGCAAGCATCAGGATAGGAGGCTTGACAGTGTTGTTGAACCAAATGTTCACAGAAAAGATGATCATTGTGCATCCCCCACCTCGGAAACAGATGACCTGTATGACAGGGATCACTATGTGAATTCTCGCAGACAGAAAAAAAGGCTGCAAGATTTCAGCCGTGGTCACAGAGAAGATATTTCAGATTATAAAGAATCAAGCCATTATGGTATTAGATATACTGATAACCATGTTCAGACAGCTAATACAAATGATTGGAATAGAAAAGGTAGTCAGAAGTTCCAAGACATGCTAGATCCATATGTCAGCAAAACCTGGAATGAAAGGGAGTATTCTTGTGAAGAGCGGGATGCAGATTGGCATCATTTTGGAAGAACACAATTCACTAAGGAGAGGAGTCCTCTCACCAACAGGGAGTCCAGGGGGTTGCATTCTAGGTACTCCTCCCACACTGCTGAAGAAAGGGATGCTCCATGTAGAAGGAATATCAGCAAACTGCAGTTTAAGAAAATACCAAACCCTAGTGGtggttttaattataaatgcGAAGATGACTTTGTGGGAGAAAAATTTGGGAGATGCGTCTCATTCACTGatcaaaaaaggaaatttccACAGGTTAGGAGAGAATTAAAAAACTCAAGGGGAAGGGGTGGACATGTTGACGGTCCCGTTTTGTATTGGGATGATTCATGCTCTGGGAAAACTAAAGATCAATATTGCAGACACGGAGAAAATCGATATTTGTCCCATCAGTCTTACACAGCTGATGAAGAAAGATGGAATGACTCCCTATCACCAAGAAATGATGTTTCCTACTCAAGAGCAACTGATGAAAGATATTGGAGGCATGCGAGAAAAATATACTCTGCTGAAGCCAAAGAGAGTAACTGGTTTGATAGTCATAATACAGATGAAATTGATGATATCATTTATCCTAATGATCATTTAAGGTGGAGAAGATCTAACTGGCGATCTGAAGTGCTGCACTGGACAGAGGATCAGTTAACTGTCAGGGATCATGGTGACAAATTTTATTCTAAGAAGGGATCTGTTTCTTATCAGAAATATGTAAGGAATGAAACATTTCATGTTAAATATGGTTCTTCTCATGATGCTATGCACATTGATGATATGCTACCAGAGCAACATAGATTGAAAATGATGAGAAAAAGAAGTGCTAAGTGTATGAATAGAAGTTCTATGATGGGTAAGCATGAGCAGACGATCCTGAGGTGCAGAGATTCGACTGACTTGATTGTTGGGGAAGGCAAG TCCTCTGGAAGATGCTCCAAAGGCAGAACTTTGATGCGCAATGATAGGCGTGAAAATATGGACCCAGAGATTGGTGGGGCACGGACAACTTTAGTGGGTTCTAGTGAATCTGAGAAAAGGGCAGTCCAATTTAGCATCCCAAAAGTTCGACGCAACCGAAACAATGAGAACAGGCTTGAAGTGTTTCCAGTTACAGGTCAAAATGATGATTTGGATATGGAGGATGGCCAGATTGTAACAGAAGAACTGACCACAGCACATCCCTTACAGAGAAAACATGCTTCTGAATATGCAGCACCAGCGCACAATGTAAAAAGGAGACCGTTTAATAAGGGGAGCGCTTCCCATGGGAATAAGGTTGTAGAAGGATATGACAACCAAAGGATTCTTGAGACAATGGCAAAAATGGAGAAACGTGGGGAGCGCTTTAAGGAGTCAATCACCTTGAAAAAAGAGCCGGACAAATTGTCCAAGCCTGAGGTTGATCTTCTAGCTGAAACCGCTGAAACAAAGCAACATAGGCCAGCCCGAAAGAGGCGGTGGGGCGGTGTATAG
- the LOC18793138 gene encoding uncharacterized protein LOC18793138 isoform X1, whose amino-acid sequence MNSLDSVMDIDQPKNQEDPFLKFIDYARFALSPEPDENLDPNENGAETSTGPSWNWIASRILKTCSAYSSGVTAAILLSDISQAWSEQHRDRPPKKMPECVKQSRKKYKRRKLPNTVTIDSIYEKNFLSLNSVLEAVIVEAFVLPGTSISMLSLGDYWSSNTIDIYLHQRYCDLTRNGLLKKGREIFLTGCYLRPATKGGSAYMRLLPTEYLTILLDEAEDGDLMLIGTKFCSDPFCSISLDAAYKDVCYSLYARIEIIGPLEVHGTLQSKQITLVDNDGVKLQFLLWGDQVVLANLLSVGSMLALDRPYIASSVDRGIETSNEVCLEFGSTTQLFLVPLIQHEEQVSVALTPNQYQGSRLQSTIDPSQAPQVSQVSLPCDSHGSIDFSSYPFQSFVTDLHDKMTGVSLYGVVTNITRERSTTEAIFSLRVEDTTGAIWAKLHFVKCWSLRRLSIGHTVYISGLTCSMTKRRGLEALWFENTAGASFFNLSSLPALLNSSCLHKLSSLSDLSSQTSCMQIVQVWLKMKMVHVSKRFSHAVCGHFVTEQPNDVLECSFCNTSCGAEVIHTFYLKITLADESGEVSAWCTGHTATELLQISPDEFFELPEDDQAMYPTSLEKQRFTVAIVNCKQRGCGPNDALLLLETEGISWEITGALKSE is encoded by the exons ATGAACTCGCTCGACTCGGTCATGGACATTGATCAGCCAAAAAATCAAGAAGATCCGTTTCTCAAATTCATTGATTACGCGAGGTTCGCTCTCTCGCCTGAACCAGACGAAAATTTGGATCCGAATGAAAACGGGGCGGAAACCAGTACTGGACCCAGCTGGAACTGGATAGCCTCTCGGATTCTCAAGACTTGTAGCGCCTACTCCAGCGGCGTCACTGCCGCGATTCTACTCTCTGATATATCTCAG GCGTGGAGTGAGCAACATAGGGACAGGCCTCCAAAGAAAATGCCGGAATGCGTGAAGCAGTCGAGAAAGAAGTACAAGAGAAGGAAGCTTCCGAACACCGTGACCATTGACTCCATTTATGAAAAGAATTTCTTGTCCTTGAATAGTGTTTTGGAAGCCGTAATTGTGGAAGCTTTTGTTCTCCCAG GTACCAGCATCTCTATGCTTTCCTTAGGAGATTATTGGAGCTCCAATACTATTGACATTTATCTCCACcaaag ATACTGTGACTTGACTCGTAATGGACTTCTCAAGAAAGGGAGGGAGATCTTTCTCACTGGGTGCTATCTTCGTCCTGCGACTAAAGGAGGATCCGCTTATATGCGGCTGTTGCCAACAGAATATCTGACCATATTGTTAGATGAG GCTGAAGATGGTGATTTAATGCTGATAGGAACTAAGTTTTGTTCAGATCCATTCTGTTCAATTTCTCTTGATGCCGCTTATAAAGACGTTTGTTATTCGTTGTACGCAAG aattgaaattattgggCCACTGGAAGTGCATGGTACTTTACAGAGTAAACAAATTACTCTTGTTGACAATGATGGTGTGAAGCTACAATTTCTGCTGTGGGGTGATCAGGTTGTCTTGGCCAATCTTTTGAG cGTGGGAAGTATGCTTGCACTGGATAGACCATATATCGCTAGTTCCGTAGACAGAGGTATTGAAACGAGTAATGAAGTTTGCCTTGAATTTGGTAGTACAACGCAATTGTTTTTGGTGCCTCTGATTCAACATGAGGAGCAA GTATCTGTAGCACTGACACCAAATCAATATCAAGGGTCAAGACTGCAGAGCACAATAGATCCCAGTCAGGCTCCACAAGTTTCTCAAGTTTCCTTGCCCTGTGATTCACATGGGTCCATTGACTTCAGTAGTTATCCTTTTCAA TCATTCGTGACTGACCTTCATGACAAGATGACTGGTGTCAGCCTTTACGGTGTTGTTACCAATATTACCAGAGAAAGAAGTACCACAGAAGCTATCTTCTCCTTGAGAGTTGAAGATACCACTGGAGCAATTTGGGCAAAGTTACATTTTGTGAAGTGTTG GTCATTAAGAAGATTAAGCATTGGTCACACAGTGTACATATCAGGCCTGACATGCTCTATGACAAAGCGGAGGGG CCTGGAAGCGTTATGGTTCGAGAATACTGCTGGAGCTTCTTTCTTCAACCTCAGTTCCTTGCCAGCGTTGCTAAACTCATCTTGTCTTCATAAATTGTCAAGCCTCTCTGATCTATCAAGCCAGACTAGCTGTATGCAG ATAGTTCAGGTTTGGCTGAAAATGAAGATGGTTCATGTCAGTAAAAGATTTTCGCATGCCGTATGTGGCCATTTTGTTACCGAGCAGCCCAATGATGTTCTGGAATGCAGCTTCTGTAACACCAGTTGTGGTGCTGAAGTTATCCATACTTTCTACCTGAAAATTACTCTTGCAGACGAGAGTGGTGAAGTTTCTGCATGGTGCACTGGTCACACTGCTACAGAGTTGCTGCAAATATCTCCTGATGAATTCTTTGAACTGCCTGAG GATGATCAAGCTATGTATCCTACTTCATTAGAGAAACAGAGATTCACGGTTGCAATTGTTAATTGTAAGCAGCGGGGCTGTGGACCCAATGATGCTCTTCTTTTGCTAGAGACTGAAGGGATCTCATGGGAGATAACTGGAGCATTGAAGAGTGAATAA
- the LOC18793138 gene encoding uncharacterized protein LOC18793138 isoform X2, with translation MNSLDSVMDIDQPKNQEDPFLKFIDYARFALSPEPDENLDPNENGAETSTGPSWNWIASRILKTCSAYSSGVTAAILLSDISQAWSEQHRDRPPKKMPECVKQSRKKYKRRKLPNTVTIDSIYEKNFLSLNSVLEAVIVEAFVLPGTSISMLSLGDYWSSNTIDIYLHQRYCDLTRNGLLKKGREIFLTGCYLRPATKGGSAYMRLLPTEYLTILLDEAEDGDLMLIGTKFCSDPFCSISLDAAYKDVCYSLYARIEIIGPLEVHGTLQSKQITLVDNDGVKLQFLLWGDQVVLANLLSVGSMLALDRPYIASSVDRGIETSNEVCLEFGSTTQLFLVPLIQHEEQVSVALTPNQYQGSRLQSTIDPSQAPQVSQVSLPCDSHGSIDFSSYPFQSFVTDLHDKMTGVSLYGVVTNITRERSTTEAIFSLRVEDTTGAIWAKLHFVKCWSLRRLSIGHTVYISGLTCSMTKRRGLEALWFENTAGASFFNLSSLPALLNSSCLHKLSSLSDLSSQTSCMQLTRTQSLTHT, from the exons ATGAACTCGCTCGACTCGGTCATGGACATTGATCAGCCAAAAAATCAAGAAGATCCGTTTCTCAAATTCATTGATTACGCGAGGTTCGCTCTCTCGCCTGAACCAGACGAAAATTTGGATCCGAATGAAAACGGGGCGGAAACCAGTACTGGACCCAGCTGGAACTGGATAGCCTCTCGGATTCTCAAGACTTGTAGCGCCTACTCCAGCGGCGTCACTGCCGCGATTCTACTCTCTGATATATCTCAG GCGTGGAGTGAGCAACATAGGGACAGGCCTCCAAAGAAAATGCCGGAATGCGTGAAGCAGTCGAGAAAGAAGTACAAGAGAAGGAAGCTTCCGAACACCGTGACCATTGACTCCATTTATGAAAAGAATTTCTTGTCCTTGAATAGTGTTTTGGAAGCCGTAATTGTGGAAGCTTTTGTTCTCCCAG GTACCAGCATCTCTATGCTTTCCTTAGGAGATTATTGGAGCTCCAATACTATTGACATTTATCTCCACcaaag ATACTGTGACTTGACTCGTAATGGACTTCTCAAGAAAGGGAGGGAGATCTTTCTCACTGGGTGCTATCTTCGTCCTGCGACTAAAGGAGGATCCGCTTATATGCGGCTGTTGCCAACAGAATATCTGACCATATTGTTAGATGAG GCTGAAGATGGTGATTTAATGCTGATAGGAACTAAGTTTTGTTCAGATCCATTCTGTTCAATTTCTCTTGATGCCGCTTATAAAGACGTTTGTTATTCGTTGTACGCAAG aattgaaattattgggCCACTGGAAGTGCATGGTACTTTACAGAGTAAACAAATTACTCTTGTTGACAATGATGGTGTGAAGCTACAATTTCTGCTGTGGGGTGATCAGGTTGTCTTGGCCAATCTTTTGAG cGTGGGAAGTATGCTTGCACTGGATAGACCATATATCGCTAGTTCCGTAGACAGAGGTATTGAAACGAGTAATGAAGTTTGCCTTGAATTTGGTAGTACAACGCAATTGTTTTTGGTGCCTCTGATTCAACATGAGGAGCAA GTATCTGTAGCACTGACACCAAATCAATATCAAGGGTCAAGACTGCAGAGCACAATAGATCCCAGTCAGGCTCCACAAGTTTCTCAAGTTTCCTTGCCCTGTGATTCACATGGGTCCATTGACTTCAGTAGTTATCCTTTTCAA TCATTCGTGACTGACCTTCATGACAAGATGACTGGTGTCAGCCTTTACGGTGTTGTTACCAATATTACCAGAGAAAGAAGTACCACAGAAGCTATCTTCTCCTTGAGAGTTGAAGATACCACTGGAGCAATTTGGGCAAAGTTACATTTTGTGAAGTGTTG GTCATTAAGAAGATTAAGCATTGGTCACACAGTGTACATATCAGGCCTGACATGCTCTATGACAAAGCGGAGGGG CCTGGAAGCGTTATGGTTCGAGAATACTGCTGGAGCTTCTTTCTTCAACCTCAGTTCCTTGCCAGCGTTGCTAAACTCATCTTGTCTTCATAAATTGTCAAGCCTCTCTGATCTATCAAGCCAGACTAGCTGTATGCAG CTTACACGCACCCAATCACTCACACatacctag